A genome region from Gadus chalcogrammus isolate NIFS_2021 chromosome 7, NIFS_Gcha_1.0, whole genome shotgun sequence includes the following:
- the LOC130385588 gene encoding septin-4-like produces the protein MYVGLAGLPRQVHQSCVAKGFDLTLMVVGESGMGKSTLVNSLFLVDLYKDRLLPSASENVTQTMSITRKTAAIEEKGIRLRLTVVDTPGFGAALDNRESRMQASDYIKEQFEAYRRDETALNRRNIQDNRVHCCLYFISPFGHGLKPLDVACMRSLQDLVNLVPVVAKADSLTKAELQVKKARILKDIASHKIKIFQFLCEEEDEFWPSDLELQSSIPFAVIGGNATMESNDKCYLARVYPWGAVNVESPANSDFSLLRRMLVTNHMQAMKDFTHHTLYENYRVKVHQRSHKPTRRPIANKDQ, from the exons ATGTATGTAGGCCTGGCCGGCCTACCCAGGCAGGTGCACCAGAGCTGTGTGGCCAAGGGCTTTGACCTCACACTGATGGTCGTAG GAGAGTCTGGCATGGGGAAGTCCACCCTGGTGAACTCCTTGTTCCTTGTGGACCTCTATAAGGACAGGCTCCTCCCCAGCGCGTCAG AGAACGTCACTCAGACCATGTCCATCACTAGGAAAACGGCGGCCATTGAAGAGAAGGGGATCAGGTTGAGGCTGACGGTGGTGGACACACCAGGTTTTGGTGCAGCCCTAGACAAcagggagag TAGGATGCAGGCGTCCGATTACATAAAGGAGCAGTTTGAAGCGTACCGGAGGGACGAGACGGCTCTGAACCGCCGAAACATCCAGGACAACAGAGTGCACTGCTGCCTGTACTTCATCTCTCCCTTTGGCCacgg CCTGAAGCCCCTGGACGTAGCGTGCATGAGGTCCCTGCAGGACTTGGTCAACCTGGTTCCAGTGGTGGCCAAGGCGGACTCCCTCACGAAGGCAGAGCTCCAGGTCAAGAAGGCCAGG ATTCTGAAAGACATAGCAAGCCACAAGATCAAGATCTTCCAGTTCCTTtgtgaagaagaagatgagTTTTGGCCGTCTGATCTGGAGCTGCAG AGCAGCATCCCATTTGCCGTCATTGGAGGCAACGCAACCATGGAGTCTAACGACAAGTGTTACCTGGCCCGGGTTTACCCCTGGGGCGCGGTGAACG TGGAGAGTCCGGCCAACAGCGACTTCTCTCTGCTGAGACGGATGTTAGTGACCAATCACATGCAGGCCATGAAGGACTTCACTCACCACACGCTCTATGAAAACTACCGGGTCAAAGTTCACCAGAGGAGCCACAAGCCCACACGGAGACCTATTGCAAACAAAGACCAAT AA